The Brachyspira hyodysenteriae ATCC 27164 genome includes a window with the following:
- a CDS encoding DUF6348 family protein: MNNYKDILLNRLHTTINHKNEIENDCIKFLSYDITIEPKIVQIEKKKSILCTVYFYVKAPLFDNVFFESSSSIASDEYKAIELSSDNFVYCALQGILDFLSGMHHHDIETSMLGNKKIFTVCESPILGLGNIDNNISDKEDFYNDYIGFDEKNGYASFLWNCIYKEVPFILPNNRVSFIKTYAAKMPNDDIIVECTINNIQNKILENCVQNEIIKWDNNGEFFSIKQFFFILQSDTTYIKYHYTKEEIEYFVMEYVLEFEKCDFDYDEFIKNIKNVISDNNIREEIINFIPEICAEYAFKDVVFNDRVDVNIGNNHYNILKTQFTSYKYVEDSLIDGFSNKIFKKETFNELVHISNSYNIIYESMQNDNNIKMNDIFVSVAFNFTDEYKFI; encoded by the coding sequence ATGAATAATTACAAAGATATACTATTAAACAGACTTCATACTACTATAAATCATAAAAATGAAATAGAGAATGACTGTATTAAATTTTTAAGTTATGATATTACTATTGAGCCTAAAATAGTGCAGATTGAAAAGAAGAAAAGTATATTATGTACTGTTTATTTTTATGTTAAAGCTCCTCTTTTTGATAATGTTTTTTTTGAATCTTCATCAAGTATAGCTTCAGATGAATATAAGGCTATAGAGCTTTCCTCTGATAACTTTGTATATTGTGCTTTACAAGGCATATTAGATTTTCTTTCAGGTATGCATCATCATGATATAGAAACTTCTATGCTTGGCAATAAAAAGATTTTTACAGTATGCGAAAGTCCTATATTAGGTTTAGGAAATATAGATAATAATATAAGCGATAAAGAAGATTTTTATAATGATTATATTGGATTTGATGAAAAAAACGGATATGCTAGTTTTTTATGGAATTGTATATATAAAGAAGTTCCTTTTATACTTCCAAATAATAGGGTGAGTTTTATAAAGACTTATGCTGCCAAAATGCCTAATGATGATATTATAGTTGAATGTACTATAAATAATATTCAAAATAAAATATTAGAAAACTGTGTTCAAAATGAGATTATTAAATGGGATAATAATGGAGAGTTCTTTTCTATAAAGCAGTTTTTCTTTATACTTCAATCGGATACTACTTATATTAAATATCATTATACAAAAGAAGAGATTGAATATTTTGTTATGGAGTATGTGCTTGAGTTTGAGAAATGTGATTTTGATTATGATGAATTTATAAAAAATATCAAAAACGTAATATCTGATAATAATATAAGAGAGGAGATAATAAATTTCATTCCAGAAATATGTGCTGAATATGCTTTTAAAGATGTTGTTTTTAATGATAGGGTAGATGTTAATATAGGAAATAATCATTATAATATATTGAAAACTCAATTTACAAGTTATAAATATGTTGAAGATTCATTGATAGACGGATTTTCAAATAAAATTTTTAAAAAAGAAACTTTTAACGAATTAGTTCATATAAGCAACTCTTATAATATAATATACGAGTCTATGCAAAATGATAATAATATAAAAATGAATGATATATTTGTTTCTGTAGCTTTTAATTTTACAGATGAATATAAATTTATATAA
- a CDS encoding metallophosphoesterase, with amino-acid sequence MIYFTSDTHFFYMSASRKKLFNDYNAMHNCLINKWNEKIGKEDDVYIVGDFSNEIGYLKTTELLKSLNGNKYLIKGNNDNFLDNNKFDRKLFKFIKDYYILDIKRYSTIIKKIVLFHYPILEWEGYYNNTMLIHGHWHKDKKYHRLAFNVACDIHDFSPLSINEILEMVLNE; translated from the coding sequence ATGATATATTTTACATCAGATACTCATTTTTTTTATATGTCTGCAAGCAGGAAAAAATTATTTAATGATTATAATGCTATGCATAACTGTTTGATAAATAAATGGAATGAAAAAATAGGTAAAGAAGATGATGTATATATAGTTGGTGATTTTTCTAATGAGATAGGATATTTAAAAACTACTGAGTTATTAAAATCATTAAATGGAAATAAATATCTTATAAAAGGAAATAATGATAATTTTTTAGATAATAATAAATTTGATAGAAAATTATTTAAGTTTATAAAAGATTATTATATTTTGGATATAAAAAGATATAGTACAATTATAAAAAAAATAGTATTATTTCATTATCCTATATTAGAATGGGAAGGATATTATAATAATACTATGTTAATACATGGACACTGGCATAAAGATAAAAAATATCATAGATTGGCATTTAATGTAGCATGCGATATTCATGATTTTAGCCCATTGTCTATTAATGAAATATTAGAAATGGTGCTTAATGAATAA